ATGAAATCACCACATTTCGGAGATCCCAATGGAGGTCCCAATGGATGCAACTGGAATTTTAAAACAtctgtaattatatttttacGATATAAAAAATACAGTGATAATAATGGTGACAGTGAAAGCGTTGATGATGAGGATAATGGTGAGAACTGGTCGAATGAAAGAAATGATAATGATCAGCCTACCGGAACTCGGGAGCAAGGAAACTTTTCTGACCACACACCAGTTTCTACGCTTTCAGAAATCTCCAACGTATCACAGATACCTGGGATGATGGGTGAATACGTGGAATTACCAGATTTTGACATACAAATTTATGCATTTACTGTACTCGAAGCAGTAACTGTAGTATATGTTACGATTGACATAATACTTCGTCTGCTTTTCTGTCCTTCTAGAAAGTGGTATTTCTTGAGTATAATTAATTTCGCCGATATGTTGGCTCTTATTGGATCACATGTACACTTTGTATTAATGCAAGTATACACACATGAAAAATACAGGGACAGCTGGATGGATTCTCTGAGGTACTTACAGGTTTTACGTCCTATGCGGTTGTTCCACATCGTATCTAATGTCCGTGCTGGACAGGTTTTAGCCTATACGGTACGGGAAAATTTCAAGGATCTCTCAATTTTGATACTGTTCTTGATTGTTGGGATGACCTTCTTCGCTAGCTGTATGTTTGTCGCAGAAGAAAGAGAAGATTTCCAAAGTATTCCAGCGGGCTGGTACTGGGCCCTTGTTACCATGACAACCGTAGGTTACGGCGATATTGCCCCTAAAACGGCTGTGGGAAGAGTAATGGCCTGTTTATGTGCTTTTTCTGGAATAATCCTACTTGCTCTTACTGTACCGAttttcgctaacaatttcttaaCACTTTATCAATTTGCCACTTCAGAAAAGGCCGTACAGAAATTCCAGCAGAAAAGGGCAAAAGtcaaaacttcacaaaatgatgtAAGAAATCTTGGAAATAACACATTCTACTCCGGTGAGAAATAGTACTCCTAGGTCATTTCAATAGATCCCTAAAATGGAATCCATAAACATACAAATATGCACGTTTTAGTTCAGCCACTGTATTGCTGGGAAATCTGGTTCTTATCTAACATTAGTAAAGAAACCATCGCATAAGGAGTTACATAATCTATTTGCGTAACAGGTTATTCAACACAATTTCTCACTTGTGGTGGTCTTAGAGGGCTAAGTTAGAGGTAGATTTCGTGGATGTAGTTTTGATATCTTGGTAGAAAAAAAATGGAGAGAAGATtgtatttggtgaaataaaactcaattttagtatgagaaGTAATACCAGGTCAAAGCAGTGTGGTTTTTATGGGATTATGCGGTAATCATATGTGACAAGAAAACCCTGCTTTCTTCTTcgtatttttgtcaattttagtaTAATTCTTTGAAATGAAACAGGGATTTGTACTTTGAAATCGGTCTAGAAATATGTGGCAACTATGTGAAAAGTGTCcattatatatagaatatatatgaaataatatttaggTCCGTATGACCTTATTAAGACGAAAAGATATCAAGCCCATGCCGCCTTGAGAGAAATATAGTCCGCATTGCGAGTCTGTTTTAGTTATTGGTAATGTTTAAGCTTCTTCAGTCGTTACTTTCCCGAGTCATTAATATAATACAATGTAGAATGCTCGTCTAAGAACACTATCTACCTAAACGTGAAACGTTTTCGATGACTAACTGTCTTAGAAAAAAGGGAGACTCAAAGACAGAAAGTTTGTAGGAAACAGACTTATGCTTACAAAGATGTCAAGGTCTTCTGTTTCTGTCGGTCAAAGTTCCATTACGTTCGCATGCAAAATGGAAGATGGTGCATTTTACCTTAATGgcctaaaatttcattttacttaCGTTACACTTAAACAAACCCTCGTACCAGTGCATAATTTTTCTTGTTTTGGTGTTTCTTGTTGACTGACAATTACTTTCGATTAGCTAAGCATTTAGAAATATGGGTatagaaaatattgttgcatatATTGTtgattttgcttgtttgttttgggtttaacgccgtttttcaacagtatttcaggcatgtaacggcgggcagttaacctaaccagtgttcctggattctgtaccagtacaaacctgttctccgcaagtaactgccaacttccccacatgaattatcagaggtggaggactaatgatttcagacacaatgtcgtttatcaaatcgtcacgtagaacatacgccccgcccgaggatcgaactcgcgaccccgcggtccgtaaaccaacgctcttacctactgagctaagcgggcataTATTGTTGCCAGATTTCCAGCATATCAAGGTAACAACCTTTCTATTAATGCTGTATGAGCATATTTTTTagaatgatatatacatgtattgatattttatacattttactgcAGTACTGCTGTTTGCGGTATTTCTGTGTTTATTACTGTTATTTTCAACActatatatgtatttaaacatgatttatcgcatagtgcggcaattttcctttgatctttgcagcatgttatatatagtaacacacattattactacaaaactgtgctgatatcttacaaaactgttgcgatatatatcaacacggaaatctctatggagtttcataagaaaaaaagtgttccgatatatatcagcacagtaaaactgttccgatatatatcggaacactttttctctattgaggtcctatcaagggagtataattttttcctttcaaagaaaagatgattttagctccaatttacagttcacagagaaagaattgtcacaaacacctacatttataaagtaaaagaataaataaactagaatatttcaaaaacttgatagttattgccaaattcagaaatacatgaaatatatgaaattctgagatttctcaaatgtttctttttctttgattttttttacaaacaaaacaacaagttttacaatatgtctggccaatgaaatgcaaagatttaaaaccaatgcagaaatttgttgggtacttttatctggggaacacattttctaaaacagaagttttagtgtttcagtcagcgaggcgcagaaagggaatcaaaatagtaaaaataataataaataaatttaaatgaaaattatatataaattttaatgataaactatgcgataaaacagttataatatgtagtgctcgtgtgttaccaggatatatcagagctaggggtacatctcgttatttttctcttcacatatctgtctcggcctaccggcctcgacgatatgtgcagagaaaaataccctcgatgtacccctagctctgatatatcctggtaacacactctcacacatactataactattacttaaacgatgtttttcaatttgtttcCATTTCAGCTTCGTCTAGGCGATATATTAcctttttgtttaataatttttcttTGTTCTTGTTACGCTTGGCCTCTATGTCATACTTCTAGAGTAACTGAAAATAACTATCTGTTGAGCATGATATGTCGAtgtcataaatgttatttttcttcattacctaaaatagctttttttgtaTACTTGTAAATGTATGGTGCCTTTATTTCATTATAATGTATTTGTTAACGTCATTTCTCATTTTGGACGGAAACGAGAAATTTGGTCCGTCTAAGCAGGGTGAAGTCAGTAAAACTCTTCAGATATCTTGACAAAAATTGTCTAAACCCATACGTATTTTGGTCAAACTGATGACAGAGTTTCGTACGATGTATTTCCTAAAATGTAGTCCACTTTAAGATACATGTGTACTACATAAAGTcatttccaactttcaaaagaaTTGATTGAAATAGAGAAACTGTATTTACAATGGCTAAAGGTATTTATGAGCGTAGGAAAACAATCATCAGTagtaagaaaaaatgtatttacagattATATGAACTTTACGGATCAAATCTCtcgaaattttataaaatttgttttccaCTCAAAATGTGCAGCGATAGTAAAAGATATGTTCTATACATCTGATGGCCATTCCAAAatgtttaaagatatccaatggacatcgttcactaaaatattttatcttcagtTTTTAGTggctgtacacatttatactttgtttaaGTTTTCAGATGCAAAATTTGGATCTAATTAATATACCCTGAATAgtattacatgtaaaattcttaCTATAGCATCGTAGCTACAAACATGATTATACAATTTTAGGTAAAAGTAGTAGAAAATAGCAGGGTCATGTatggaaaagaaatgttatacATTGTAACGCCTTTTATTTTATTGTCAAAACACATATTGAAAATCTGCAGATAAGTATTGATTAATTATTCTATTTCTCTCGCAggtattaaaaattatttttggttgcgggtttatccctctaccaaagttaaagtgtatttctgacaatcatagcatctttattttattccgaattacatccaaaggatgttcatgtgctacacaaaatagtcccattcatgaacaatgcggttgaattatcaatgaacaagcagttcttattcaacctgtatccactcacactgaccatttagattatataagatctgtcaatgataaggtattccagcccatggttacatcacaagctgggtccggcagagttcatcttagatatgaggcacataaaatttgtatttgtttctcattcatgtatattcatagactggcatttaaacagaaaataaatctaccaaaaacc
The Mercenaria mercenaria strain notata chromosome 10, MADL_Memer_1, whole genome shotgun sequence genome window above contains:
- the LOC128546355 gene encoding potassium voltage-gated channel protein Shaw-like; translation: MVHKLTFNVGGQLYSISTTSLQNGPESKLTRMYQSGTTLTESAYIDVDRPGDVFASVLALYQTGELHFPMTSCPGAFLNELEFWEISPEMVESCCFNRLQSFVDEQETLQEFRESRQTSRKRFCYSNQFMKSFQGNLWNIIDYSKPSAFGRLYFMVSLFMVLLSICTLSFSTDPYFRRQMTNCERLEYMESSGMEKIELARKWLKEDCNNDNLPDHGHPFEMKSPHFGDPNGGPNGCNWNFKTSVIIFLRYKKYSDNNGDSESVDDEDNGENWSNERNDNDQPTGTREQGNFSDHTPVSTLSEISNVSQIPGMMGEYVELPDFDIQIYAFTVLEAVTVVYVTIDIILRLLFCPSRKWYFLSIINFADMLALIGSHVHFVLMQVYTHEKYRDSWMDSLRYLQVLRPMRLFHIVSNVRAGQVLAYTVRENFKDLSILILFLIVGMTFFASCMFVAEEREDFQSIPAGWYWALVTMTTVGYGDIAPKTAVGRVMACLCAFSGIILLALTVPIFANNFLTLYQFATSEKAVQKFQQKRAKVKTSQNDVRNLGNNTFYSGEK